TGTGTTGTGATGAAAACCTCCCATCTTTTAAAAGCATTGAAGTAAGATGTGATAGTGTTTTCACTTTTGCTGCACAAAATCCATTTGCTCAAGAATGGACACATCTCTGCCAAATAACTTCCAGGTTCAATGCCATGCTTTTCTGCAGTCTTTTTAATGCTGTTCTGCAGACCTATTCCTCTGCAGAGAGCATGCACATTTTGTATTCCCGAAAAATTcttaatgtaaaatttgaaatttcccTCCATATCGACCAACATTGGCCAATAGGGAGCGGACTTCCATTCCGGTATAACCAAAGTGCAACTGTATTTATCATTCTCAATTTTCCTTACTACCTCCGGAATTAACTTTGGCGGTGGTACAATCCAGTTGACATCATATGTCCACACTTGAGAAAACGCATCTACAGCGCCTGACCCCTCACACCAATATTTGGAATTAAAATTCTTGCACTTACTGTTATAAAAGTTGGCGAATCTATCGCACGTGTGTGATCCCcatataatatcaaaataatcaaatacaCATTGTTTAACTGACCAGTCATCACAATCTGTAATTCTACTTAAAGAATCTGCCTTACAATTTTCTTCTCTGGGTATCCATTTACCTTCTATTTGAATGGCCTTGTCTTTGCACATACTATGCACCGACATTGCAATATCTTGTaactttttctttttacttCCTACTCTCAATATATGCGCCACATTTTGATTATCAGAATTGATCTCAACTGACATGCCTTCAACTTTGTCAACTGACTTTGATAATATTCTATTAACTGTCTCAAGCTCTCTCCAAGTAGAGCTTTGCTTACTTTCCCATTCATTCCACACTCCATACCATTCTAAATCAGTATGCCCACCCTCTGAGCATAATGTTAAATGACCGCCAAACCCCGTGTCTGAGGCATCACAATAGACTACCACTTTGTTTACATCAGACTCTGTCAACTGACTTAATGGGGTACCATTGTTATTCATTTCTTCCACTGATGTCTCCCAGAATCTAAGTTCACTTACTGCCTCTGTCGAcaacattatttttgaattccAACTGGAACGattcaaaatacatgcatataaataCCTTGTCCTAAGTCTGACCTCATCACCCAGTACTATCTGCATTGAGATTATTTGTCCAACCACTGCTGCGATATTTCTTACCTCAAACCAAACAAATCCAGAATTGTAGCCTTCCAGAACATTTTCTATAGAAACTTTAAGCTTTTTCGCCCTAGGCATAGCAACCGATATTTTGTTGTTTACTGTACTCCAAACATACCCTAACCATATCAGTTCCTGCACTGTCTCCCAATGACTTTTATCTACTGCAATTAGAAACCCGAGGTTCTCCAAATCTTTCTGAATTTCTAAACTCATCAACTCTGCTTTATGCAAAGTTGAAGCTCCACCCATTCCATCATCTAAATAGATGACAATTTTATAACCTTTGGATCTCCAAAATTTCAACACTTCTCTGATAACCTTAGAAAATATGTAACCTGCTGTACTGAGCCCAAACGGCAACACTTTAAACACATAATACTTACTTCTCCATTTAAAGCCCAGATATTCCTTGTCTAGTTCATGCATCATAATGTGATGATATGCACTctttaaatcaaatgaaaaaatatgatCACCTGCTTTAAATAAGCTTTTTGAAACATAGACATTTTCATACTTGTGcttatatttaaacaaatgAGGATTCACGTGCCTAGCGTCCAATACTAacctttcttttattttgtttccCGCTACCGTCAATGGATTTACAACCCTCGGTTTACTTGAACACACCTCAATACAATTCTTTCTGAGCAGTTTTTTAATCTCTTGATCTACAAACTCAGCGTTCTCTAACGCAGATCTATTGTTACATAGTTCAACCGGTTTTGGTGTGGTAAACAAAGGCATTTTGTAACCATATTCAATAGTGTCTAAAATATACCTGTTTGCACCAATCGAACGCCATTGacctatattttcctttaaaCGACCAACAGgtgaaatacatatattactGGACTGATTTTTCATTGCATTATCATAATTCTCACTATTATTTGCGAGTGTATTCAAATGATTTTCTTGATGAACAAATGCACTTATTTTATCATCTAATTTCTCTGTACAATCCTTTCTCCAATGACCCCTTTTGTTACATCGATAACAGTGGCCGGGCTTCCAGGTAGATTCATTGGGCGTTGTCTGAGACGACAACAATGGCTTCTTGTAGGGACTCTTGGCTTCCCTCAGTTCCCTGCGTCGCTTTTTTAcgtcttttatttttctgtcaGCCCTAAACTGCGCCTTGATGATTTTCTTCTCGTCGTCGGAATCTGATGCGATGGGGTTCTTAACATACTCGTCAACAGCCCTCCACCCCGTTTCTGAAGAATCTGCAAGTTTTATCAGTTTTTATCTGTGTCTTATGATATCAACACCTTCTGCAATTCTAAGCTGAGCCTCTTCTGTTCTGTGTTCCTTGATGTTTTCACTGGCCTCCTGTATTTTAGATAGGACTTTGGTATTATGCTTGTGCTGCTCCTCGTTGCCGCGTTTTTTGAATTTGTACCCGTCGCAAATTGCTTGTTCGATTCTAGCCTCTTGTCTAACTGCAATTGCTTTTTGGTTCTCGGTAATGGAATTCTGCATCTCTGAAAGTTTGCTATCTATAAGGTCCGAAAAACTGCTAAGCATTTCGTTATTGGCAATCCGAACAGTTTCATTAATCTGCCGTTAAACTGCTTGGGCGTCCATTTCGTCTATCTCGTGACGAGCGGCGGCTAGAAGTGAATACCTGAATTGCAGCTCGAAAACCTGTTTTTCTAACTCACATTCTATTGGCTAATAATGGATCATTCCATTCtacctgtacaatatactgtaccgtcaatacaacattttcCCGCTATTACTAAcgaaacgcgggaaaatataaTTCCATACCAATTGTAAAATGAATGATAACTATTTTACCATAGATTACTATAGCCTTCATGTTTGTATTGATAGTAATTCATTAAATTAAACTATCAAAGATCACGTAACTATTAAAGATTTTCTATAGTTTTTGATAAAGTAGATTTGTACTGCTTATTCTGTTGAAGTGTGTGGGTCTATTTTTATTTCGCATGGGTGTGATTATTGACACACATGGGTGCATGAGATCGATATCTGCGATTCATACTATATTTTTACGGTAATTCGCATTCTTGTCAGTGTTCACATactaatcaaaatcaaaatgatatgGATATATATGGGAAAGGGGTACCTTTGTCTGCATACAACAAACTTCatgttaaaataaatgatataaattGCCTTAGTATTGGGATTTTATAAGCAGATATGAGTCTGCGTATCAAAAGTATCTTGGTGTCATCTATAGACCAAGAAACTCGAGACTTAATTGAATGTACTTTCTTTTCGCTAAATTAGAAAAAGTTAtctatacaaaaaaaaaaccccaatgtCACATGTATTGGCAGGTGATTTTAACATCAATATATGGAATAGAGAAACtctgtttttctattttagaAGGATAATGAAatgataagaaaaaaaaatcatcaatgcACTACGCTCTTTGATAAAGTTTTGCGTCGAATGTTTCGTTTGATGCATGTATAAGAAAAGAATTCTAAGtgtcatttcttaaatatagtAGTAAATGTAAACTATCgtatatacatttgttttattctTATCAAACTCGACATCCAATTGTACCCTCCCTTTATTTATAACTATGTAATTCCTTTCTCTTACtttttttatgcatttctttTTAACAAATCGTTTTGCTGCTTGTTGATATTTCCATGTACTATAGTTATTATGAATATATCATCTATAATACTTATAtctattatacatatattatatatatgtattgtggCTAaaaggagaaggcttatataggcgcTGCCTGCTCattatgttattcataataaaGTACTGGTTAaattaaatactttattataCCTTGTTACAACTGACCCGTGACGAATGGAGAGGGCGTATATAGGCAGAGCACCTGCTGTCCAATCTTATTGCTGTattatttactatatatatgaatgaaatgctGTTTAAATCAATAAACAAAATGCACATGTCAGACTCTTCTGAAGATCGAGAAGCatatatcaatatcaaagaatagctttatctggtgcatcaaaattggtaccgtataagttttacattatgccctgggtcgaggcctctgctggtggattgttagtccccgagggtctctacagcccagtagccaagtacttcgttactagcttgaaaatacggatgtatatttaattgctgttataaaatttagaaattcatttcaaaattaaggattatttccctcatgcatagctcttacccttggacgaatttggttcacttttttggcacgctgtttttggctatatttagctctaaaacttcatagttatttcggatttcaaacattgcggttgagcatcactgaagagacattatttgtcgaaatacgcatctggtgcatcaaaattggtaccgtataagttttacattaataggatttcaaaactttcatttatatgtagACATTACATTTAGGCATGATTTAGTATACAACTTCCACTATTGTACAACAGAACAAAACTCCATGTAATTTatgacaatacatgtactttttacctttattttattAAGGCTTCAAAATTCCATTGTCTGAATGTTGCTAGTTATCGTTTATCCACCCGTGCATGCATGAGTTAATGTCTAGAATCATTAACCGATCACGTATCACAACATCCGTGTTTTAAATAAGTATGTGCTTATATCGATTATCTTTACGTTTAGGTGTTTATCACGAAAACCACGTATCATATGTCTTTTTAATGcagtacacaatgtatatataagtgCTAGCTTTTTTGTCATTCAGGTAGGAAATCTTAACCATTTCTATTCCTGGCTATTTGTTGAGATCATTTCAGTACGATCGAATATGTACAGGTATGTTGTAATAGCGTTACATTCAATCAAATGTTTACACAACTTTCgattttcaaacttttcaaaataatcGTATATAATCAATTCATTCGATCTTACCCATTTGTTGAAAACCTTCAACTAAAAAGCATGTGTCTGATGAAAAAATGTCGCCCTTGTTGATAAAAAATACCCAGTTCAATACAATATTCGAACTTCTGTCCTGTCTCATTATTTTCACCATGATCAAATGAATTAGGAAATCACATTTttggaaaatgaaatttacgTGACGGTCAGATGATAAGTTCACGTTACAATCTCGCTGTTTTAGTTATTGAATATCATAAACGGAAGTGATTACCATATTGTCTGACCACCCTGTTTTTATTGCAGGTTTGTTCTATTATCACTATTTGGCCACCCTGTCTCACCATCTATCTGACTACGCTATTCATTTGTTGCAGGTTTTTGTCTGACCACTGTATTCATTTATTACAGGTTTTTTTTGTTATCCCTGTTTGTCGCCGTGCAGTTCACTGCTGCACTATCCGACACACCACATCAGATCGTGACCAAATACAAAAATTATCACACAATATGCAATGGACTGGGATACAAAGAAAAATCTTGTGCAAACAATGGTTGGTGAATTTGAATAGGTTTATTAATTCCTTTATTTTGATACCTGTATATTTAATCATTAAGGAACCTGATTTATGAAAGTTTAGTGTTACTTATAGTGGAGTATTCTGTCTTTGATGTATTATGTACTCTGTTGTAGGTGTTGTTGCATTCCAAGCCCTGCTTCAGAATCACATATCGGACCTTGGAACTTATCAGACGGTTAAATTTGACACAGTGAAGCTAAATGAAGGATCAGGATATGACGTCAAAACAGGAAAATTTACTGCCCCGGAAGATGGAGTGTACTCCTTTAGCTGGAATGTTCTGGTTTACTCGGGAAAAGAGTTTCATACGGAGATTGTAAAGAATGGTAATGTCGTTGCAAAGAATTACGCTGATGGTAGAATAGTGAAGAGTGGCTATCACCTGACGAGCTCGTCCACGGTCAACATCAAAATGAAGAAAAGAGAACAGGTGTGGATCAGATCACACAACAAGCACGGACGATACATATATGGCAATTCGTGGTCATATTTTTCTGGCTTTAAACTATAGTCATTAAgtttaatttgacaataaagatatgctcaactatctattttgtattgcttataggagttatgagattgagcactgttcgtgatcttcaccttgcatatgcgACTCACTTGGAAATACAATGAATTTTGTTCGTTTGATTAATTTGTGTTGCAGCTAAAATGGCATGCTTTGCATTTTTTAAGCAGATAGTTATGCTTTAAAAATGTCACACAGAGAAATTCCAATTTCTGAACATACATTAAATGTGAAATACCGTATAAGTAGTAATTTTagtgagacacaaatttagcgataTTTCCATA
Above is a genomic segment from Ostrea edulis chromosome 3, xbOstEdul1.1, whole genome shotgun sequence containing:
- the LOC125675397 gene encoding complement C1q tumor necrosis factor-related protein 3-like, which gives rise to MYRFFLLSLFVAVQFTAALSDTPHQIVTKYKNYHTICNGLGYKEKSCANNGVVAFQALLQNHISDLGTYQTVKFDTVKLNEGSGYDVKTGKFTAPEDGVYSFSWNVLVYSGKEFHTEIVKNGNVVAKNYADGRIVKSGYHLTSSSTVNIKMKKREQVWIRSHNKHGRYIYGNSWSYFSGFKL